A window of Spirochaetota bacterium genomic DNA:
TGCCGTCACGCCTCCAGAGTCTTACTGTTTTATCCATTGAACCTGAAGCGATTATATTTCCGTCAGGGCTGAACGCTACGCTACGAACATAGTTTGTATGCCCTTTGAGTGTTTTAATCAGACTGCCGTCAAGACTACAGAGTTTTATTTTGTCATCTGAACCAGAAGCGATTGAATTGCCGTCAGGGCTGAAAGCTACGCTATTAACATCGGCTGAATGCCCTTTGAATGTTTTAAGCAACCTGCCATCAAGGCTCCAGAGCCTTACTGTATTATCAATTGAACCAGAAGCAATTGTATTGCCGTTAGGGCTGAACGCTACACTATAAACCATTGATGTATGCCCTTTGAGTGTTTTAAGCAGCCTGCCGTCAAGGCTCCAACATCTTACTGTCCCATCCCCCGAACCAGAAGCGATTGTATTGCCGTCAGAGCTGAACGCTATACTATTAACAACACCTGTATGCCCTTTGAGTATCTTAAGCAGCCAGCCGTCAAGACTCCAGAGTCTTACTGTATTATCATATGAACCAGAAGCGATTATATTGCCGTTAGGGCTGAACGCTACACTTGTTACTGAAGAAGTATGCCCGGACTGCAAAACCATCTCAACGGGAGAGTTCTTCTCATATTTTGAGTAGTCAATCTTTTTGACTCTGCTTTTTGTTTCTCCATGATGTGTTAATGCGGAAAGAAGAGTAATGATGAGAGTGATAATTAACAATAATGATCTTCTGCTTTTCATGCGAACCTCCTTGTTCATTAATGATGTCGCGCTTGCGCAAAGAACGCTTTTCAATATTGCAAGGCTGCCTGATGCAAATTTGAGTATAATTTGCAATTATTGAATTTAGAGCCAGCAAAAAATATTTTTGCAGCACAAACGATTAAGTTGAAATTATACAACAGATTATGAAAAACAAAAAGAAATTTTTGTGATCATTAAATTTATCTGATTACTGAAGTTGACCGACTTCTACATCATTACCGGCACATGAAGCATCCCCTTAATCCCCTCAAAGGGGGACTTTCTGTGTATTACTCCGTTTTTTATTCAGCGTTTCCTTTATCCGCGTTGTTACGCTATCGATATCATTTAATTGTCATTCTAGCGTTATGAGATTTTTCCATTAGCAGAGCCTGCGCCTGAGCATACAGGTGAATGACATCAGTTAACTGTCACTCCTGTGAATACAGGAGTCTATAACAAATAGAATCATGATGAGATTCCTCCATTCCGCTACCCCACAACCGGAATAACATGCTTTTATGCTGCTCCAACTCATCTCCTTTTTACGTCTTTTGTTTTATAGTGTATATGAAAAAACAACTGAGTAGTTGCCGACAAAGTTTGAAATAAATAATTGCCCCTTGATGATGAGATCGCAAAGGAATCATCAAGAAAAATAAGGAAAAACAGGGCAATTCTTATTAAATTATTCTTCTGACTCTGGTAATAATCATTTTGGTCTAGGTAATATCCTTCCCGACCTAGGTAATATTCTTCCTGACCTAGGTAATATTCTTTCCGACCTAGGTAATATTCTTTCCGACCTAGGTAATATTCTTTCCGACCTAGGTAATATTCTTCCTGACCTAGGTAATATCCTTCCTGACCTAGGTAATATTCTTTCCGACCTAGGTAATATCCTTTCCGACCTAGGTAATATTCTTCCTGACCTAGGTAATATCCTTCCTGACCTAGGGGAGGACTCATCAAACCTGGGAAATAATGCTTCTTATCCTGGTTAGAACCCTTCGTACTTAAGATTATAGATTTTAAATGCTGATCAACTCTGTGCGTAAAGTAATATCAAAGAAGATAAAAACGCTTTGATATTATGAAAATTGCTGATATATGTAAAAAAGCACTCGCCAAAAACAATAAAGGCGACGAAATATTTTGAATGTTGTCCAGCAATATAATTTCCAAAATTTTTTAATTTGACTTGTTGGTAATTTATATTTGTAATTATATAGAAACTATATATTAACTAATTATGTTCTTTAACAGAATAATTTAAAGGAGAAAAAATTGGAAACTTCAAAAATTATTCTGGAGCTTATAAAGGCTTTAACAGCTTCACAGATAATTTATGGTGCGATTGTCTTCACTTTCCTTTTGCTTTTCAAGGAGGCTATCAGAGCTTTGATAGGAAGAATTGCAAAAATCAAGCTTCCTGGGGGTGGCGAGTTGTCTACACCTCAGAGCCTTCGGTCTAGTGATGAAAAACCTGACGATGTCAATATAAGCGTCCCTAGTGACGACCTGCTCCCTCCAAACCTTAAATTAACTCCTGAGGTTTTTAAAGCTGAGCGAGCTAAAGCTGCGCTTTGGGAATATCGTTATCTCAATTATTTTCTTGTCCCACAAACTCAGAGGGTTCTTGATTGGTTATCATCTCTCAGCGTTCGGACAACTATCTCTATGTTTGACAGCTTTTGGATGCTAATTATTCCGGAAGCTAACGAACGGAAAGCAATTATTAACGCACTCCAATCACATCATTTAATAGTTCTTAATGGGGAATTGATAGAGGTTACCCCAAAAGGCAATGAATATATACAATGGCGAGGGCCAGCATTGGCTCCACCACAAACATAACCTCTCGCTTGTTGGGACACATCACCGCTACGCGGTTCGTGCCCCACAGCTCAATGTTAGCTCTCAAAATCAAGACAAAAAAATTTTAATACAATTGAAAAATATTGACAAATACGATATAAAATCGTATATTCATCATATGAAAGTAACAGCATTATTACCTGATAAACTAATTGAAGATGTAAAAAATTATTCGAAGGGGAAAAATATTACTGAATCCCTAAAAATTGCATTAGAAGAATGGCTTTCTCTTCAGAAATTAAAAGAATTGCATTGTAAAATAGAAAAATCCCCCCTTAAATTAGATAAAACTATATATCAAAAAATTCGTGATATAAATAGATCTTGATGATTATTGCAGATACTTCTATTTGGATTGATTATTTCAATAAAAATGAAATAATTTTTAATCACATGCTTCATCTTCTTGAGAGGGGTGAAGTATATACTATCGATTGTATATTTGGCGAATTACTTCAAGGATGTAGAACAAATAAAGAATACCAAATAATAAAAGAATATTACAATTACTTACCTACAATTTACGAAAAGGATATATGGATAAAGGCGGGGGAATATTCTTATAAAAATAAACTAATTCAAAAAGGAGTAGGATTAATAGAT
This region includes:
- a CDS encoding DUF2191 domain-containing protein; the encoded protein is MKVTALLPDKLIEDVKNYSKGKNITESLKIALEEWLSLQKLKELHCKIEKSPLKLDKTIYQKIRDINRS